TCAaaacgaaatgaaaaattttataacaaaattttcatctgaaataaatttaaatttcttgaataaatttttaagtcttTGTTACTGACATTTgtcgaaatatattttttgatgaaaactAACAGACATTTagaaggtttttttttgttttcacataaattaaatattattgtaaaaagtTGTATTAAAATATGCACCCAAAGATGTTTAAAAGTTCTTTATGtattctttaaaattattttttattaatattgaattttttatatttaaaaatgaaaggaCGGTAAAGAAGACTGATAAATTTGATGTCAGTTTTTGAAGTCAATTTCAATCGAAATTTACTcggtgatttattttttttatttcattttaacataagtgtataatttaaaatatcaacttTTTACCGGAGCTAACAACCGCACACTGTAATAATTAAGCcacaaacaatttttatatgagtattatatttatcacataattaaaatatatccaAATTATACATTAAATCAGAAGCAAATTTTCGAAGCTAAAAAACTTGCATAGTAATTCAAcactatttcaaataaaattctttgtaaaataaaattttcactaattaatagttacttaaataattttcaggagtaaattttttgagtaaatTCTATTAGGGGATTTAATATtaagtagaatttttttctgtgtctAGTAATGAAACTTTTGTTTTCTGATTTAAATTCAGAGTACTATGAATTTATCAGCGGTTGAAACATAAAACACCTGCCGTATACTCGCTATTGATTACTTCTACCGGCGTTGGTAGAGCAACAAGTCACAAATCAAAATGATTCTGCATCGATTAACAAAATCATCTTGATCCTTTATATGTCCTTAGGCTTAAGGGACTGAATTTGAAGCCTGAGGATTAGAGATTTAAATTTCtctttatttaatcaataattatccttataacaattattatcaaaCGGGTTTGTTAAAATCTTATGTTTCTATTTAAACGTATTATTTTGATCactaatttaacaaatttaaaacatctaaaagtcataaaaatttgattcacaTTAGAAAAATAGATGACTTTAAGAAGATTAgtgagttaaaaaattataaatatttaaaaatatggcaGCTCACGTTATGTGTTTAACTTCATCTGGAGGTATTCctatttttttacgaaaaagaGGTGAAGGAAATATTGTAAGTTTTGTTTacataaaatgttttattattttgttattagtttttaaaataattgtaattatctgtattttttagatgactttttcaaaaatggcaTCATTAAGCGGAATTCatatgtttttaaaatcacaagatattaaattaaatgatactCAAATGCCAGATCGAGTGATATCTTGGAAAGAATATGTTGAATCAATTACATTGATAGCAATTGCTAATGGAAcaactagaaaaattttagattattttattgatgcCGTATTTAATGCGATGATTTTTGTTGTTGGTattgaagaaattaaaaatccacgtaatattgaaaaattaaaaaaagatttacgTGCTTGCAGTACTATTATTGATAGATTATTTGATTGTTTGGATATTGGTGAAAAAACTTCTAAtagaattgaattaattacattaCCAAGCTGTATATTATGTCCGGAAAATAATTTGCTACgagtacataaaataaaatatatattctttttatagtgatataataataataataataaatattaattagtcgtaaataaatttataaatttttattttcagaataGTCTTGAAGTATTTGTGGAGTATTTAGATTCTTCTTATGGTTGTATTCTTGTTCATGGTTGTATAGCAATAGCAACTGAAAGCTGGTGGGATTTAGAttctattgaaataaaattacttataatgTCAACATTTATGGATCGAAACAGTACTTCATGTGATTTGCCAGTATTTTTACCTAAAATGAGTCCAAATGTATTGATATCTcataattttagttattatttatgagtgtgaatgtagcagacatgaaacaaatttaaaattataaataaatagagtaaataatttctaaaaaatgcccatttaaaaaattttgaaattaataagtgaattttgtatttatttatttaattatttactctatttttttattattttaaatttttctaaagtcCGCTATATTTACACTCATTgttatttaactatttatttaataataaatttacttatgTTTTAGATAGCATTTAGATTGATAACAATAACTTTAATTGAAGGTGTTCAAATATTAGCATTATGCGGACCAAAACCAGATttagtagaaattgaaaaaacagcAATTCAATGCTGGAGAAATCATATTGATATTTTACGATCAGCTGAAAAATGTTATCCTTACTGTTTTCCTTCTACAATTTCGTTGGATCCATCCATATTGGGGTACTATTATAATCATATagtattctttttttcttgtttttattattattaataaaacaataattcatttattgtagatttttattaattgattatcaaaCTGGTAAATATGTTGCTGGTAAAAATCCAAAACCATCTTCAAGTCATCCCACTGGTACTCAAAAATTGGATATTTTACgatcattttattatcaagctgttgaagtatttttaacttctgAACCAAATGATAAACaagacaatgaaaaaaattcaaataaaaaaccagTTATTAGATCAAAAGAAACATATTGGTGTTTAGAGTATCATAAATGTCATgcattaaaagaaaaagataatattatatgtattttatatacttatacaaTACCTATACATACAATAAGACTGATCACAcgtaaaacattaaaaactttaatatcCGACAAACAAGTTTGttggtaattta
This genomic interval from Microplitis mediator isolate UGA2020A chromosome 2, iyMicMedi2.1, whole genome shotgun sequence contains the following:
- the LOC130664030 gene encoding protein fuzzy homolog, which produces MAAHVMCLTSSGGIPIFLRKRGEGNIMTFSKMASLSGIHMFLKSQDIKLNDTQMPDRVISWKEYVESITLIAIANGTTRKILDYFIDAVFNAMIFVVGIEEIKNPRNIEKLKKDLRACSTIIDRLFDCLDIGEKTSNRIELITLPSCILCPENNLLRNSLEVFVEYLDSSYGCILVHGCIAIATESWWDLDSIEIKLLIMSTFMDRNSTSCDLPVFLPKMSPNIAFRLITITLIEGVQILALCGPKPDLVEIEKTAIQCWRNHIDILRSAEKCYPYCFPSTISLDPSILGFLLIDYQTGKYVAGKNPKPSSSHPTGTQKLDILRSFYYQAVEVFLTSEPNDKQDNEKNSNKKPVIRSKETYWCLEYHKCHALKEKDNIICILYTYTIPIHTIRLITRKTLKTLISDKQVCW